The nucleotide window TCAAGTGCTGTTGGCTCAGGTCCTATTGATGCCCTGTATTCGGCTATTGCTAGTATTACAAACGTCAATGTTAAACTAATCGAGTACAATATCAACAGCGTATCGCGCGGGCAAGAAGCTTTAGGGAAAGTAAAAATTACAGTAGAGCATGAAGGGGAAAAATTTATTGCAAAGGCTGCTGACACAGATATTTTAAAAGCAAGTGCACTCGCATATATTAATGCGATCAACAGCATTATCGTTTCTAAATTTATACCGATTGCAAATTAATCTAAAGTAAAAAGCCAGCAGGAAAAAATCTTGCTGGCTTTTCATTTTACTTCTTTTTATTATACGCTTGATCAAACTCTTTACCTTCTAATGTAGGATCTAAAGTTAGTGGCTCATTGCAATACATGCACATATCTACACGACCTAATACTTTCGTATGTTTGCCACAGCCTGGGCATACAACTTGTACAGCGCGGGTTGATAATAAGCCAATCCAGCCATAAACAATAACGCTACCGAAAATACATATTAATCCTAACGTCATAAAAATGATTACTAAAATTGGATTTTCTCTAAAGAAAATAGCTCCATACATGACAACGAATCCGATAAAGATAAGTGCCAATGCAAATGAGCGAATTTTATTTATTTTATTTTGATATTTTTTCATTGTAATTTGC belongs to Lysinibacillus louembei and includes:
- a CDS encoding YgzB family protein; translated protein: MKKYQNKINKIRSFALALIFIGFVVMYGAIFFRENPILVIIFMTLGLICIFGSVIVYGWIGLLSTRAVQVVCPGCGKHTKVLGRVDMCMYCNEPLTLDPTLEGKEFDQAYNKKK